CCGCAAGGACAGGTAATAGAACATAGTGGCGGCACAGAGATTGTCATGGCGTTGGAAGCAAGTAGTGGTGTATGGTCTATCCATTTGGCTAAGGACTTAGAAGGCTTATTCTACATGTATAAAACGGAATTTGATAATCATAATATCCACTATGCAGTTGATCCTTATGCGAAAGCGGTATCGGCTAATGGTGGAAGATCAGCGATTATTGATTTGAGATCCACAGACCCGTCAGGTTGGAATGAGGATATAAAGCCCCCACTCCTTCATCCGACAGATGCAGTTCTATATGAGCTCCATGTAAGAGATTTCTCGATGCATCATGACTCAGGCATGAGTAACAAAGGGAAATTCATAGCATTTACGGAGAGTGATCTTAAGGATATCGAGGGTCATCCACTTGGAATCGATCATTTAGTGGAACTAGGAATTACTCACGTTCACCTGCTACCCGTATTTGATTATAAGACTGTGAATGAGCTGACTTCTCAGGATAATCAATCGGAAGTGCTTGTGTATAATTGGGGATATGACCCTCAAAATTTCAATGTTCCTGAGGGCTCCTATGCTACAGATGTGATGAATCCAGCTACAAGGATCAAAGAATTTAAAGAAATGATCCAAATCTTCCATCAAAAAGGGATTCGCGTCATTATGGATGTGGTATATAACCATACTTATGCGGTGGATGATGGACCTTTTGAACCGATTGTACCGGGTTATTTTTACCGAAGAGATGGTGCAGGCAGGCTGTCTAATGGATCGGGAGTAGGTAACGAGATTGCCTCTGAACGACCTATGGTGCGCAAATATATCAAAGACTCCGTCCGGTATTGGGCAGAAGAGTATCATGTGGATGGATTTAGATTCGATCTGGTTGGACTTATTGATACACAGACAATAGATGAGATTACAAAAGAGCTGCATGTAACAGTTGATCCTACTTTAATTATTTATGGGGAGCCTTGGACTGGGGGAGAATCTCCTCTAGTTCAGCAGACATTAAAGGGCTCACAAAAGGGGAAGAAGTTTGCTCTATTTAATGATCATTTTCGGCATGCTATTAAAGGGGACAATGACGGGTGGGGACGTGGATTCGCTACGGGAGAGTCAGGGAAAGAGTTTGCAATCATGGATGGAGTGATGGGTTCAATTTATGATTTTACAGATGCACCGGCCGAGACGATCAATTACGTGACCGTTCATGATAATTTAAATTTATGGGACAAAGTATTAACAACAGAAGGTCTGCGTCAAGAAGCTGGGTTGCTGGCTAACTACAGTGGATTAGGTACAGATCATAGAATTGCAAATGCTTTGGTGAAAGCTGATCCTTACAGAAGTGTGAAGATGAAGGATGTACTCCATAGTGAAACTGTTCGTAGGACCATTCTGGCCAATGGTATTGTATTAACATCTCAAGGAATTCCTCTGTTCCAAGCAGGAGATGAGATGCTACGCTCTAAATTTGGTGATCATAACAGCTACCGAAGTGGTGATGTTATTAATGCGATTCGGTGGGATAATAAACGGAAGTTTCGATCTGTATTTCACTACTATAAAGGTTTAATTGAGTTACGGAAGACTCATCCCGCCTTTAGAATGCATTCTAAAGAGCAAATAGAAGCGCATTTGGAAGTACTGCAATGTGAAGATAACGTAGTTGCTTATCAGTTAAAGGGTCATGCGAATGGGGATAGCTGGACTAATATAATGGTCATCTATAATGGTAACAACCATGAGAAGTTCGTCGATGTACCCATGTCTAACATAGGTTGGAATATTGCGGTTGATGAACACACAGCTGGGCTTAAGCCATTGAATAAAGTGTATGGAGATTATGTTGCTGTACCCAAGATATCGATGATGGTACTTTATCAGGAAGCAGATGCTAAGCCTTACGCTACAAGAGATATTGAACTTCACTATGAGCGCCCAGACGGCGACTACGAGGGATGGAACTTGTGGGTGTGGGGAACAGGTGTAAGGGAGCATTCTGTGGAATTCAGTAGAATGGAGAATGGTCGAGCGGTAGCGGTTATTCCAGTGTTACCTGATGCCAAGCATATAGGCTATATTATTCGTCTTCATGATTGGGAGGAGAAGGACGTAGAAAGAGACCAGTATATTGATCTCAGTATATCCGAAGATCCGTTCCATGTTATTGTGAAGAGTGGCAAGAATGAGTGGAAAATGACAAGCTAGAATCTTGAATAGTGAAGCTTGAATTCAACGAATGGATTGTCCTATAAGCTATGCTAAGGGACGGTCCATTTGTTGATATGCTATGTTATTTGATAAGTCTAAACTATTAGGGAATAACCTCCAATAATTTCTTTTTTTATTTAAATGTTTTAGTACGCTCAAAAATGGGTAATAGTTAGAAGAGCATTAATTATGACAAAAGACAAAGTATTTTATATTTTGGAGGAGATTATAATTATGACAACCCATTCTATTACCGCTGAGAAAAGAACAGATACACAAAACTCTTCACTTCGTAGCTTGAGAGAAAAGGGACGTATTCCTGCGGTTGTTTATGGATTTGATACAGAGAGTATATCCATTCATGTTGATGCCAAAGAAATGATGCAAGTGGCTCGTACGGGCCGTACTGAACTATTTAAACTAAAAGTGGATGGTGCTAAGGATTTGTCCGTGATTATTAAAGATTTCCAGAAAAAGAATGGTCAATGGAGCCATGTCGATTTCTTGCAAATTTCTGCGAACAAACCGCTTCGTGTTCGGATTCCTATTGATTATCAGGGTGTTGCTGAAGGAAGTAAGTCAGGTGGTGTTGTGCAGCATTTGGAACAAGATCTTGAAGTAGAAGGACTTCCTGCCGATCTACCAGCATCGATTGAAGTGGATATTTCTCATCTTCAAATGGGAGACAAGCTTGGTGCTAATGAAGTGAAATTACCTAAAGGTGTTACATTGATCTCCTCAGGAGAAGAGCTTCTGCTTGCTTCAGTAACCGCACCACGTGCAGTTGTAGAAGGTAACGCTGAGACAGAATCAACTGAAGAGGGAGCTGCGTCAGCAGTATCTGA
The nucleotide sequence above comes from Paenibacillus sp. IHBB 10380. Encoded proteins:
- a CDS encoding 50S ribosomal protein L25, whose translation is MTTHSITAEKRTDTQNSSLRSLREKGRIPAVVYGFDTESISIHVDAKEMMQVARTGRTELFKLKVDGAKDLSVIIKDFQKKNGQWSHVDFLQISANKPLRVRIPIDYQGVAEGSKSGGVVQHLEQDLEVEGLPADLPASIEVDISHLQMGDKLGANEVKLPKGVTLISSGEELLLASVTAPRAVVEGNAETESTEEGAASAVSEEKE
- the pulA gene encoding type I pullulanase, which encodes MNITSYYEGRDLGCNYSASGSTFKVWAPTASLVSLVLYKDAGHYNPQGQVIEHSGGTEIVMALEASSGVWSIHLAKDLEGLFYMYKTEFDNHNIHYAVDPYAKAVSANGGRSAIIDLRSTDPSGWNEDIKPPLLHPTDAVLYELHVRDFSMHHDSGMSNKGKFIAFTESDLKDIEGHPLGIDHLVELGITHVHLLPVFDYKTVNELTSQDNQSEVLVYNWGYDPQNFNVPEGSYATDVMNPATRIKEFKEMIQIFHQKGIRVIMDVVYNHTYAVDDGPFEPIVPGYFYRRDGAGRLSNGSGVGNEIASERPMVRKYIKDSVRYWAEEYHVDGFRFDLVGLIDTQTIDEITKELHVTVDPTLIIYGEPWTGGESPLVQQTLKGSQKGKKFALFNDHFRHAIKGDNDGWGRGFATGESGKEFAIMDGVMGSIYDFTDAPAETINYVTVHDNLNLWDKVLTTEGLRQEAGLLANYSGLGTDHRIANALVKADPYRSVKMKDVLHSETVRRTILANGIVLTSQGIPLFQAGDEMLRSKFGDHNSYRSGDVINAIRWDNKRKFRSVFHYYKGLIELRKTHPAFRMHSKEQIEAHLEVLQCEDNVVAYQLKGHANGDSWTNIMVIYNGNNHEKFVDVPMSNIGWNIAVDEHTAGLKPLNKVYGDYVAVPKISMMVLYQEADAKPYATRDIELHYERPDGDYEGWNLWVWGTGVREHSVEFSRMENGRAVAVIPVLPDAKHIGYIIRLHDWEEKDVERDQYIDLSISEDPFHVIVKSGKNEWKMTS